Sequence from the Notolabrus celidotus isolate fNotCel1 chromosome 14, fNotCel1.pri, whole genome shotgun sequence genome:
CCTGATTTAAAACACGTGTTGCACCCATTTAGATTTTGCCTCTTAGTTAATGTGAAGATGTAACAAGCAATAAGAAAAACTCCATcctaaaaattttttttttaaatatacttttTCCTTACAGTAGCAGAGTTCTCTGCTTGAGTGtgctttctgttttctcttctgctTCGCTCTTATAATGTTATTCTAACTGGCCCTTACTCTCTATGCAACTGTTGTCACGCCAAAGTCAAGAATTTGATAGACTAGAGACGCAAATAGAGAAGTCCCACACTGGTTGTGTAGTTTTGATGACTTTCATTACTTTGTAGACCACACACTCACATTGCTCAGGAGAAAAAGAGCCTAACATTTATTTCCAAAAGTTCAATGACACCCCCAAAGTCAGTGGATAATACGACACTTGGGACACTCTTTTAGTCAAGTTCACAATGAAACTTAATGCTATACGGTCAAGTGTGAAAGAGGGGGGAAGTGGTGGTAaagatgggagagagagagagagagaacgctTTATGCAAATAATACACTCAAGTTTCCAGTGGCTGTGATCCAACTTGACAGGGGGTTAGAAAACTTATGGCGAGCCTTATTAAAGCTGGACTACAGACAAACATTTTGATAGCAGGGAGTGGATGAAAGTCAACACAGTTTGCTTGAGGACTTGAATATAGCAACCTCAGATTTATGTTTCCACGGGCATTTATTAATGCAGCCTCGGCAGTTTCACATTTTTACCCCCTGCTGCTACCCACCCCTGAGGCTCGTTTTTTGCGCTCTGAACATTTGAACCTCCTGCTGCCTTTTTAACAAGCCTCCACTTCTCTCATCCCATCAGAAAGctcaacataaacacaacacaacataaacacTGGACTACAAACACATGGGCGCATGCCAAACTATGCACAGATGCACACATGTGTTGCTCGCAATAACAGATGatcccctttttctttttttttcatagcagcagcagccctcTGTACAGGAAGTGAGCTGATGTAATGGGGTTTGGGGGATGTTGACAATGGGGGTGTGATGTGTTACTTACATGAGCTATTGGGTTGGATggactgtgcatgtgtgtgtgtttacacaatTTTTGGGCAGGATCAGAGTTTTCATGTGAAGGgcttattttttactctttacCCATTTTCTTTACTCTTCAGTGATCTTGTTTAAAAAGAAGTGTCACATGGTTTTgcgttttttttatgtatttaatgtCATATGCCCGTTGGTTCAAGTTATGTTGAGCTTTATCCGCGGGTGCATGTACTCATTCGTGCACGTGTGTTTACAAGGCACAGGAAGCCTTCTGCAGGatacagaatgtttttattgCCTGCTACAGTTTGAAACTACAGGACTTAGTCAttatctctctcactttctctctctctctctctctctctctctctctctctctctctctctctctctctctcacacacgcacacacacacacacacacacacacacacacacacacacacacacacacacacacacacacacacacacacacacacacacacacacacacacaaacatatggcACTGCTTTGACCCCACTGGGATTTTAGAGCCAAAAGTTCCCTCTTCTCTAAGTAAAACCTGATCCTAAGTTAACACTGGATTTAAGAATGTGTCATCTGACAGAGTTATATGTCTCTCCTGGCTCCCCTGCTACGAAACATATGTAGTTACTGTACGCTTGCTTGTAATGTTGAGGGAGGTTCTGGGCAGGTGGGTTAGATGGGAGTGAGTGTCAAATGTAGTGTTTCCATTTCGTAACGGGTCATGGCTACAGACACATTTGGAGACTGTGCAGCGGTTGTAGCTGCAGGAGAgatctgttttatttcactAATGGGTCTGTATCAGGATGTGCCTCGGAAAACTGAAAGCACATGTTTGGAAGAAAAACGTGCGTAGTgtttgtgaacagtttaaatatatatttacaatgTCAGACTTTTGTGTTGATTAACACGGTGCAGCATGCATATGAGATGAGATTGTACGTTTAACTCTAGATGTTGCACTAGACTTCTCGCTGTCTGTCATTCAGACGCACTGGGAGCAGGCTGGGAGCACCTGTTgggagcacagagagaaaaaacaccacaaaaCTATGGCATGTAACACTTAacaaatcataaaaacacatctcCTTCTATCTCAGTGTAGGAAGTTTGAAACTATTAAGCATGTTATTTTCTCCTGCTGCAGATATATAAATGAAAGACTGCAGTTATTCAGAGATCTGGGTTTCTCATCCTTTTCCTTCAAATCTATCTTTTCAACCAATAGGTAATAAAACCTAGCCTGTGGAGGGCAGCATtacacactagcattagctcaGTACAGCATCTGAGAAGTTAGATAACGATATTTTCTCAAACTCAGATTTAGCCCTTGGTTAGACATTGTAAGTTTCCTTGCTGTTGTAATGGCCAAGATTGTATACATGTGCTGAATTCAGGTACAGCTTTTTGCTGTCAGACAGTTGGCTGCCTGTCTTCTGAAGTTCATGTGTTGGAAAGAGGTTGAGGGCAAACTTGAATGCAAGTGATCCACAGTGCTACTCTGTTTGGTTCTATTCAATGCAAACACCATCGTACAAATGGTGTGCAACCTGGGAGCATtgcaaacatttttataatgttgtGCATTCATTTCTTGCATACGGACAGTGCCAGTGTGGTTTATGCCTTCATTGTTCTAATCTATGGAAAAGAGATACACATGGACTGTATATATGTGAGGCCAAACTTGAAGTTGTCCTGCTGACTTGcagcagtataggtaaaaatcCTCACGCCCTTTATACTAACCCTTACCCTGAAGGAACATGGAACAACTTATAAAGTTAAGATAGCATGCTCTCTGGCACTGCCCTGCCAGATTTATAttcatgttcatttttctgagaagtttttATTAGCTAATTGATGTTAAACAGATTACTGAGTGACAGCTTTAGTGACAAATGCAGTTCCTGCAGCATTCTTCACCTGATTATCAGAATAAAGGAGGAACAGTgtgacaaaaaataacaaacaccaAGACTGGATAcccattgaactttccatagccttaggtgtctgcttcaaacccataTAATAATCTGTTCTGCTAGCAAATAACGCCCTGAAGTATGACATTTTATCactaagttaaatgtgtgttttggttagcggAAGGGGGCGTGACGTCAGGCTCAAACAGACAGATCTCTGCTGCACACGCCTTGGCTCCACCAGCACAATATATCAGGGCCCATCCAGACGGTCTTTTGGCTCCACATTCTACAATGGGAGGAGGTGCAGTGTACatattaatatacagtcaaCGTATGGATTACTTCAGATTCTTCCGTCATTGATGGGAGATTAGCTGTCAGGGCTACACTTTACAGGTaacttaaaatgattaaaatgtcaGAAGCTATTGATTTACAGAGAAAAGGAAGACGTACTCTTGGATATAGAAGTGTGGGGCTGACATACTGCAGCTAATTGCACATTTACTGCCGGTGTGGAGGTTTGATGTCCATCTTTCTTTGTCTgaatgtccttgagcaagacattaAACCACAAGCTGCTCCAGATGTGGAGGCCTGCATTCTACAGGGTAGCTTCTTTGTGAGCATGGAAGTGCATGTATGATGGGTAATTGAGAGCATTGTATAAGTGCTGTACTTGATGCGGACTCGTAGATGCTACAAATCAAGCAAAGGAATGTAATAACTTGAAATGTTTATTCAAACTTCACTCTCCATTAACTCAGTCATgttaaacaaaatatatttatatacaaaaTACATTCAGTTTCACCATTTcacaagaacaaaaataaaaaggaatttACAGTATAATACAAGACAGCTTAGCTCATCAAAGATTAGATTATGTAAACATTGTCCTCAGTTTTGTTTATCACATACAAAAATCAAATCTCACGttacaaataaaacagttttactCTTATCACTATGCAGtatcaaaaaaagaagattcAACATTATCCTACCTTAAGAGACCTACTGACAGGAACTaacagagtagagcaggaatTATATgaagaaaataatgtaaacactTTGATGACTACACGGTTGAAAGATCTGCTTTTAAAAGGTCACAAAgtcaatgaaaaaaacaaaaacaaagatgaaacaaaaatgtCTAGTAAGGAGGTTTTTCTGCAGGTGCTTGCTGACCATGCTTGAAATTAAAGGAAGTCCAGCATTTTAAGATCAAAGAGGGTTAAATATGTCACACTAGTAGGGTAGCTCTTCTTTTAGTTTTGCCTGCAATAATGcacatttaaattgtattatagtTATGTATTAGCTGTTGATTGACtgcaaaaaaatgcatcaaaaaagACCTTGGATCCTCAGTAACCAGATGATCCCTTGTATCAGTTTGTGACCTCTGGTTTTGCTCGCCTGCATGACTGTCTGCTGATTGCTGGCTCAGAACCCGCTCACTTTAACAATAAACTCTTTGTCTTCCTGGCAGTCTAATTAAGTCTTTGGTGAATGCTGCTTTTCCTGCTACAATACAAGTTTTCTCATTTGAAGGCACGTCAgtgtttgagtgagtgtgtgtctgtaaggCCTCGGTTCAAAGGGTCATGTTACAAAAATAAACCTCTGTCTCACACTGGATTGGCTTTCTCTCATTGGAACATGTCCAGTATAGTTCAATGCAGcatttgtgttcatgtttaaatAGATGATGGAGATGCTGGAGGATATAACATACACATTACTATTATGACAAAGAATGATGATGAAAGTTTTCAGTATGAGCATGAAAGCTTATCACAATGTTGCTGATATGACGATGATGATTCTGATGAAAAATTTCACCACAAAGACATGAATGAACCTGTTAATTGACAAACTGTGCACCTGCATGTGGTACCATCTCTGTCACTCCCCACGCCACCACATTCCCTCTGTGCTCACAGCCCTGGCCTTCCTGTGAAGCAAGCTGGGAAATTTCTTCCTCTGACAGCACCCTGTCCCACATGTTCACTCCAGTCATCTTCCCTGTGAAGGCGATTTTGTGATCAAATCCCCTCTCAAACCCTGGCACCCCACTCCCGATGCTTGCAGGCGGAGAGCAGCAGCCATTCCTTTCCTGACCCAGCTGTAGTGAACCTCCATCGGGTAAGACATGTCCCTCAGCCACTCCAGGGGTGGACGCCACTTTTCTCCCACCTGCCCACAGGGACGCCAACCCCTGATTGGACGACCAAGCCCCGCACAAGTGGATCCACTCTGATGCGCTTGGGTTCACCACATTCTTTGCCTCCACCAGGTGAGCCTCCCCTCCAATGGTAAAGAGTGCAGAAGTCTGGGCAAGCAGCAGCTGAATCTCATATGGGTTACGCCGGTTTCCATAAGAGAAGAGCACGGTTTTGTTGGAGACAGCTGTTGGCTTCACCCACATACAGACAGTAAAGGAGGAAACGGAGAGAGGAACCTCTGGCATGACCGAGGTGTAGATTTGACGGGAACGCATGGGGAAGAGGAGGGCCATGTCACAACCTGAAGAACAAGAAGATTTGATTGTGGTTAATATTAACttcaagttgtgttttttattagtTTGAGCTAGAATTTCCTTTATGAAAGCTTGTCACATGGACAGAGCCAAAATGACATGCACTCAGCCATCAATAATAAACCTATTTTTATAAAGCTTTAAAAGTTATATAGATTCCGTTTGGAGAGGTAAGAACCCAGATGAACCAGGCATGATGAAGATGCCTAAGGTACCAGAGACTTAAAATAGTTAACAAGTTCTTGAAACTGGATTAAGCTTTGGTGCTTGGTTCCATGATCTCTTGATTGCTTATATTTTTAGAAAATGGTCAAGATGGTTCAATTTTCAGGACAGTGTGTGAAAATTAGAAAGTTCTTGTTGTTCAACTGGAAAAAGGTTTCCAGTTTAATGAACTTTAGAGTTCTTGTGTGCATCTTGAGCagcttgtttattttaaaacacttctAGGTTGGACAAGAAGATCTAAATTTTTGAATATGATGTTGCATGTGAGGAGTATGTTAATATAGAAAATGTGGATGTTCCAAGGCTACTAATTTGCTTgccatttaaatgcaaatttataTTCTGACCACCCGATAAGTCCGAAGgtagggaaaaaaaataataagctCAATGTATTTAAGATGGCTAAACATGGTAACACAGAGTCTgctggtaaacaatgtcaacGGTTTGGCTAAGtgaggctaatgttagcatagCTAGGAGCACCAGCCTCCAGTCCGTTCACATGCCCAATCcagttaaccagacacagccttcatACAAGTTCAAGTCAAAATATGTCAAAGTGCTCTACTCTATGAGATGCAATGTGTCATCTATAATTGTTTACAACTTGATAAAAGTCGTCATCAACTGGAACTGTAGCTGTCGATAGCAACGGGAGGCTGTGCTACACATAAGACTCAACATATGCCTGAGATTTCAGGCCGACATTAATTAGATATAGATAATTAGTTGAGCAACATTTAATCCTGTGGTCGACATCCCTAATAAATTACAATTGGTCCAAAAATTGAACCTTGTGGAACTCCACACAGCTAACGTTGAAAACTTGACTGAAAAAGTTTCAAGGATTCAAGATTTTGTATTGTCATACCAAcgttaaacaaatacaaagctACAATTTGGTAAAATTGCTCAAATCTGTCTTACATTACCATGTTGTTGTACGGCTGCATGGGAAGATTGGAACTGCTCCATATTTAAGTGCTTTATTATTTCATTCAATAATATGGATCAACGTCTTTGTCCAAATTAGATTGGATACACTTGTTAAGTCATGCTGTTCTCTCTCCTGACTATCAGCCCTGTGAATGCTGTTTGCAAAGGCACATTCAGGTGGCACCATTAGTAACGGAGGTtttagttgaaaaaaaaaaacagtcatggTTCAGTTGACGGTCAAGTGATGAGATCATAAATCTAAGGATGTTTTTTCCTGCCTCATCaacgcacaaacacaccaccCTATCTAGGTCAGATAGTTCattattttgttctgtttaatttgattgTTCTCCCTCTTTTGGATCATCAAATATACTCAAACTCTCCAGTACTCCCTTAATTTTTGTTTTGGTAGTATTTGGGTGTATTCCTCTGAAAAAAAGCAGAGTGAACTGTTTTTTATACTGAGCTTTGTTGGAGGTTTAGTAAACAGGGGTGCTTGTGTTTGCGAATGGAGAAATGTTTGTTCAATTCAAGATAAAGACAGCGCTCACTTATCATTCAGGCctgttgttacattttcttcaGGTTTCTGCCACTCAGAAAATAACAATGGAAAAAGGCGCTTTGGAcatgctgagtgtgtgtatgtgtgtttgttcatgatAGTTTCCATCTGGTTCTGCTTTCCCAGGGAGCTTTGGTGTGGTTTATGTGGTGACCTGCTCATGATTAAACTTCCCTCTGCTCTGTATGTAGGGCACTTTACATTTTTGGGACTGTAAAGGTGTATGAGCACTACATGAGTAATGAAGCCTCTCATATTTGTTGCTATTTTTATGTGAATAATTCCCGGAAATTAATTTGTCCCACCTAAAACATGGGGTCCCTGTGTGGGATTAAACTCCTTTGTTTTATTACTCACTCTTCGTCACTTAATCTCTGAAGTTACATTGTAATTAGTCACAGTTTAGTTTAAGGGTAAACCCCTTACTAGCTTGTTAACTGACACCACATGCTGTCGTGTGAGAAGACTTGgtgtcttttttgtctctgaACATCTACAAGTCACTTTAAGCATCTGTCTATGAAAAGAGCTGCAGGCAAAGGATGGATTGATAGATGAGTTCTCACTGAGACTTTAAGGATTTTTTGAtccaacaaaatgtgttttgaataagtgttaaacaaacaggACTAACTCAATAAGATTGCCCTTCTGCTCCATATTTCATGTGTCTGTCTGGACTGAGACTAATATTACAGGAGGGGATAAGTTTCTACTTGAAGAAGACTACATGCCTGGAGACAGTAAGTGGAAAAGGGTATCTAGAACAAACATTTTCTGCACGATTAGTTATCCAGGATCAAGGCCTGACAGAGGAGGGTCTCATTCTTTTACTTGAAGCGTGACCTGAATGTGTCAATGCAAAAACAAGTTGAAGGTGGGAAGTCATTTGGGCGGCTCCGTAGAGCAAGGTTAAGACAAATACAGAGACCAACAGGTAAAGACAGACGCAAAGATTGCTGATGGTGAGATGGATGTCTTACCTGCGGGAAGGTATCTTTGCCTTGATGACCTCAgcacctcctcctgctccatcCTGGTCTTTTGCAGCGCAGCCAGAACCGAGTCTTGTGATACACCTTGTGATGTCACATCTTGTGATGTCACATCTTGTGATGTTACATCTTGTGATGTTACCTCTTGCTCGTCAAGCCCAGCTCCTCTGCCGTCTTGAAACAGGAATCCTGTCTTGGAACTCCTCCCTATCCCGGCTCCTGGGCTGAAGCAGCTGGTCTCCAACTTGGCGAGTCGGGTAGCTTGGCTTCGTGATGCAGTGAGGAGCAGCTGTAGCGTTCCCTCAAGGTGGTTTGAATTCCCAACAGAATTCCCTGCAGCAGTAGAAGTCTGGTCTTTGACTTTGAAGCGGTCCATGGTTTCTTTTAGGCGGCCCTCCAGCTGCAAGGCCATCCTTCTTCCTGCTGTTTCCACAGCAACACCACAGGAGCCACCATACTGGGCTACAAACCTGAGGGGAAGGAGCAATGTAAAATACATGATCACCTGTGGATCTTCAATCAGCAACCAAGAAGGACCCAAAGTAAGattaagagattcctttacttgtcccacaacggggaaattcaaatATGCCTGGAATCAACCTGGCCACCCCTTCACTAATGTTACGTAGAGCTATGAACACTGTTAAGTCATTGGGCAGATACTGCTAACATTTAAGATTGTGGTTGAGTTCCATTCTCTCAGATCTTATGATTACAATTTCTTTATATATTATGAACAAATGTCCCCTCATGTGGGACCTTCCTCCAACCAACCTGAGCATTTCCCCACGCAGCGATCCCATCTccactttgatgatgtcatcggCATATTGAAGCATCATATTCTCCCTCATTTGACTGTTCTCCAGCATCGAGAAGACTT
This genomic interval carries:
- the ptx3a gene encoding pentraxin-related protein PTX3, which produces MFRWRLPQAVCMLSACVCLLLAYEDDIEVNYADPFYNEITEGDTPEPTPTSAPCSSRDLTKWDKVFSMLENSQMRENMMLQYADDIIKVEMGSLRGEMLRFVAQYGGSCGVAVETAGRRMALQLEGRLKETMDRFKVKDQTSTAAGNSVGNSNHLEGTLQLLLTASRSQATRLAKLETSCFSPGAGIGRSSKTGFLFQDGRGAGLDEQEVTSQDVTSQDVTSQDVTSQGVSQDSVLAALQKTRMEQEEVLRSSRQRYLPAGCDMALLFPMRSRQIYTSVMPEVPLSVSSFTVCMWVKPTAVSNKTVLFSYGNRRNPYEIQLLLAQTSALFTIGGEAHLVEAKNVVNPSASEWIHLCGAWSSNQGLASLWAGGRKVASTPGVAEGHVLPDGGSLQLGQERNGCCSPPASIGSGVPGFERGFDHKIAFTGKMTGVNMWDRVLSEEEISQLASQEGQGCEHRGNVVAWGVTEMVPHAGAQFVN